The Aspergillus nidulans FGSC A4 chromosome VII nucleotide sequence GCCATCGGAAGCCTATCTTTTTGAATGCCTATAGGCAGAGTACTACCTTGTCTCAGATTCATCAACCAGCCCACCTGATAGAAAAGACTTCTGCAGCGCCTGACCCTATGGGATTGGCCATAGGTTTTCCCATGTGGCTGGTCAGATTTGCTCACCTTTGGCTTTGGCCGGGAAATCGAAGTCGAGTTGAGTTAGGCCAGGAAGAACATGACGATATCGCAATGCCACAACCAACGCCAACATAGCCATTATGGGGCTCATTTTGAAGAGAAAGTGAGCTGCTATCTACCCTAACAGTTTGGTAGTCGTAGACCTAAAGTTGACATTCTCACAGTCAGATATTATGGTACCGGTCCCTCAAGTGTAGCCTATTGAGCGCATTTCGATCACTGCACCCAGTCCCCCACCCCACCACTTGATCTCTCCCCAGTTCAGAATCTCTCGCCAACCACCCCGATTGTCTGtcatccagaaaggggaacAATAGCGATTAAAGATGGCTTCTCTGGTTCTGTCTTCCATTTCATCCTGGAGTCTTCACCGTCTTCACTTTccccatcctcttcaccacgTTTTTTCCTGAGCTTCAACTGTCATATTTGTGCATGCGGTACGGAACTCGCTGTGGAAACGGGTACTATTCACTGAAAGTGAGTCACGCTCTGAAAGGAGTTAAAGTATGCTTCATATCTTGCACTACTTGGTCATGGATAGGATAGCTAACGTGGCTATTAGTCGAACTGTCACAATGAAAAGCTACAGAGTCACCAAGCCTACTCTAAGGTCTTCTAGGAAGGTGCCTAGAAGGCTGCAAAAAAGTGAGATCTCTTTGCTTTGGCGTAAATGATGTACTGACCCTACATAGGAAAAGCCCCTCCCAGACAGGATAGCCCCAATGCAAACGACCCTCGAAACCGCACCTCTTACCACCCGGACCAAGCCCATTGGTCGTGGGAGAACCTGCCAGACATTCTTTACCAACTGAGCcccgacgaagacgaaaaaaAGCTGAAAGATCCGGGGCTCATGAGCTATCCAATACACGGAAAGTATCTGCGAAACCTCCCTGCTCTCCCAGACAACATCTCTTCTACCGTAGAGGAGTTCCGCGTCGAAGCATGGCAGCGCATGGACCCGCGCATTTGCCTTGAGGACATTACAGCTCGCATGCATCCCGACTTCCGCATAAAGAATAATGCGCTTCAACAACGGGGCGTGCGCTTCCGACAGGCGTTCAACCTTAAGGCGTGGCGTTCGGGAAATAAACGCAGTGCACACCTCGAAGCCGACCTTCTTagaaggatgaaggagcTAGGTCTGGACATCAACTCAAACTCCACCCGCGGCATCACCCCAGGTCTAGTCAATCCTCAATTAGGTGAACAGGGTGGCCGTGTGCCAATTCCCAAGGGTTGGCGGATTAGGAAGATGGGGAATAAATCCACCGCCAACGGGACCGCGTTCGACGAACGGGAAGCTCCTTTTCAGAGTCGGGAATCGCAATTCAGGACCAATGGTTATTCTGAAACCACTTTACCTGACGAGCCTGACGCCATGCCAGAGGTTCCGGAAGTCATTCCCCCGGACGTCGTTGAGCACGAAGCGCAGACAGGCGGATACGTCCACCAAGACACCAATGATGATGAAACAGACAATCGTTTCGATGATTCTCTTCCTATCATACGGGGCATTTTTCCAGATGATGAGCTCCCCGACACAGTCAGCCTGCCGGATCTCGACCTGTACGTTCTCCTGctctcctccctttcttcCTCTATTATATTATCAAAACCTTCAGACCCCAAGCTAACATGTCAAGGCGGCTTGGCTATAGACCACCCACTCCACAAATCAAACAAGAGAGTGACTTGCTCTCTCTCCTACACAACCAAGACAGACTAAGCTGGCGCTCCACCTTCTGGACACCCAGCTCAGCCCTCAATTTCCATAGCTTCTGTCTTCAAGATTGCTTCACGAACTTCCCCATACAATCGGAGGAACTCCTGGACTACGCTCCCTCGCTATTCACCAGATCCTCTAGCAAGCCGCAAACTCCAACTACAGGTATTTTTCCGGTCAACGATCCTACTCTGTTGGATACAGTTCCCGAGAGGCAACAGAGGAATGTCTTTGACGATATGCTATTGGAGTGCTACAAAGGCGAACGTCATGTCTTTGAGATGCCCTACCACTCTTACTCCTCTGTTACCTCCTGATCGTTTTGCTGAGATTAGGCGACACCACCCATTCTCTCCTACAAGCTGGTCTTGTCTCACCTCGCACTTGACTTTATCTTCTTCCTTGCACATTTCCACCTGTATCATACTGTCTCGATTATGCTATGGGTATACCGGACCCTACGGCGTTCCGACCTGCATTTGTGCTGTACATTACCTTCCCACGGTTGGAGCATCTGTCTGGCGGATGGCGACCTTGGCGTTCCAAAGCGTATTTTGCACTTGTCACTACTACTGCTTTTCCATTCTCTCTTTATTTGGTTCTACTGCCGGCGATGGGTGCGATAATTTATGTCGGCGTTTTGTGGTTCGGCTCATAGTCCAATATGTTGTTCTATTGTCTAGCCCAGTAATGGCGTTGGAGCTCGGTTGTCTCGCGATGCCTAATTGTACCAAAAGTGTACTATGGATTGCGACATGTGCAACCGATTACTTGGGTTCTTCTAGAATTTAATGATACTTTTGCAATGTTGTATATTTCAATCTGCCTCCCGTTCCTTGATTTGTTTGTTAGCCCATACCATCTCGGAACATTTTTGCGAAGCATAGCCCTAACTTCTTATGACAATCTTGGCATCAACTTAATTCAGACGACATTCTACTGTAGAGGTTAAGTGGGGGaaacaaagacaagaaaaCCAACCTTTTTCTAAATCAAATTTATGCTAATGCCTAAAAAGAATAATCTTAAGCCAatgcaaaaaaaaatccaTCAGAACAAAACAAGGCTATCTAAACTCGAAAATCCCGTTGCAACACCACCCTCATTCACACCTTCAGCCTTAGTCCGCATCAACCATCCGCCCTGCTCATTATGAAGAATCATTTTATTACTCTGATCCCATAAAATAGTGCCATAAACGCCTAGTTCCCCAATAACTCCACCAGCGAGAACCTCGCCGTCGCTACGGAGAGCAATGTTCTTCGCGGCCGCTGGAGGATGAATAAGCTCCATAAGAATCCAGCGCTTCCACTCGTTCTCAGGGATGGAATTGAGGAAATCTGGGATGGCTGTTTTATAGATGTTGTTGCCGCCGCCTTCACGCTGGGGTTTGAGAACGTGGTTTGCCGCCGTCGAGGGGCTGAGTGCGAGTTCACGGCCCTTTCCAGAAACAGAGAGGTCGTATTGCGGAGCGAAGGTTGCGCGGAGACGGGAAATGAGAGCTGGGTCAGTGTCGGCAAGGAAGGTTGCGAGATGGTCCTGTCCCGTTTGCGTGGCAAGGACCTGCTGAACAATTTTGGAGCCCGAGAGTTGGTT carries:
- a CDS encoding uncharacterized protein (transcript_id=CADANIAT00008945); translation: MKSYRVTKPTLRSSRKVPRRLQKRKAPPRQDSPNANDPRNRTSYHPDQAHWSWENLPDILYQLSPDEDEKKLKDPGLMSYPIHGKYLRNLPALPDNISSTVEEFRVEAWQRMDPRICLEDITARMHPDFRIKNNALQQRGVRFRQAFNLKAWRSGNKRSAHLEADLLRRMKELGLDINSNSTRGITPGLVNPQLGEQGGRVPIPKGWRIRKMGNKSTANGTAFDEREAPFQSRESQFRTNGYSETTLPDEPDAMPEVPEVIPPDVVEHEAQTGGYVHQDTNDDETDNRFDDSLPIIRGIFPDDELPDTVSLPDLDLLSWRSTFWTPSSALNFHSFCLQDCFTNFPIQSEELLDYAPSLFTRSSSKPQTPTTGIFPVNDPTLLDTVPERQQRNVFDDMLLECYKGERHVFEMPYHSYSSVTS